A window of the Streptomyces sp. Ag109_O5-10 genome harbors these coding sequences:
- a CDS encoding cyclopropane-fatty-acyl-phospholipid synthase family protein: MADAASRLRSVAEQMLGAPLPVRLRAWDGSEAGPPGAPTLVVRNRRALRRMLFKPGELGLARAWVAGDLDIEGDLYGALAVMSGLIWERGEDGRTLAQALRDPAVRAAVRELVKLAGPPIPPAPPREEVRRPRHLHTRRSDKQAISHHYDVGNDFYELVLGPSMVYSCAYWEDDGTLETAQRDKLELVCAKLGLRPGQRLLDVGCGWGSMAIHAAREHGVGVVGVTLSQEQAAFARKRVADEGLTDRVEIRVQDYRDVRDGPYDAISSIGMAEHVGAERYLEYAENLYGLLKPGGRLLNHQIARRPQRDESAYDVDEFIDAYVFPDGELAPVGTTVTQLERAGFEVRDVESIREHYARTLRRWVVNLEADWPRAVRMTSPGRARVWRLYMAASALAFEHNRIGVNQVLAVRTPDSGASGLPLRTRTWNS, encoded by the coding sequence ATGGCCGACGCCGCGTCGCGGCTGAGGAGTGTTGCCGAGCAGATGCTGGGAGCCCCGCTCCCGGTACGGCTGCGGGCCTGGGACGGATCGGAGGCCGGGCCGCCGGGTGCGCCGACGCTCGTCGTGCGCAACCGCCGCGCCCTGCGCCGCATGTTGTTCAAGCCGGGCGAACTGGGCCTGGCCCGCGCCTGGGTCGCCGGCGACCTGGACATCGAGGGCGACCTCTACGGCGCCCTCGCGGTGATGTCCGGGCTGATCTGGGAGCGCGGGGAGGACGGCCGCACCCTCGCGCAGGCGCTGCGCGACCCCGCCGTACGGGCCGCCGTCCGGGAGCTGGTGAAGCTCGCCGGGCCGCCCATCCCGCCCGCCCCGCCCCGCGAGGAGGTCCGCAGACCCCGCCATCTGCACACCCGCCGCAGTGACAAACAGGCCATCAGCCACCACTACGACGTCGGCAACGACTTCTACGAGCTCGTCCTCGGGCCGTCGATGGTGTACTCGTGCGCCTACTGGGAGGACGACGGCACCCTCGAGACCGCCCAGCGCGACAAGCTCGAACTCGTCTGCGCCAAGCTCGGCCTGAGACCCGGTCAGCGGCTGCTCGACGTCGGCTGCGGCTGGGGCTCCATGGCGATCCACGCGGCCCGCGAGCACGGCGTGGGCGTCGTCGGGGTCACCCTCTCGCAGGAGCAGGCCGCGTTCGCCCGCAAGCGGGTCGCTGACGAGGGTCTGACGGACCGGGTGGAGATCAGGGTCCAGGACTACCGGGACGTCCGCGACGGGCCGTACGACGCGATCTCGTCGATCGGGATGGCGGAGCACGTGGGGGCCGAACGGTACCTGGAGTACGCGGAGAACCTGTACGGGCTGCTGAAGCCCGGTGGGCGGCTGCTCAACCACCAGATCGCGCGGCGGCCGCAGCGCGACGAGTCGGCCTACGACGTCGACGAGTTCATCGACGCCTACGTCTTCCCGGACGGCGAGCTCGCCCCGGTCGGCACCACCGTCACCCAGCTGGAGCGGGCCGGGTTCGAGGTCCGGGACGTGGAGTCGATCCGCGAGCACTACGCCCGCACGCTGCGCCGGTGGGTGGTCAACCTGGAGGCCGACTGGCCGCGCGCGGTACGGATGACCAGCCCCGGCCGGGCCCGCGTCTGGCGGCTGTACATGGCCGCCTCCGCCCTGGCCTTCGAACACAACCGCATCGGCGTCAACCAGGTGCTGGCCGTCCGGACCCCGGACTCCGGCGCCTCCGGGCTGCCCCTGCGCACCCGTACCTGGAACAGCTGA
- a CDS encoding ABC transporter ATP-binding protein, which yields MSTTPIADRRTTSVAARATDLSKIYGQGETQVVALDRVTVEFRQAEFTAIMGPSGSGKSTLMHCVAGLDTFSSGSVRIGDTELGSLKDKQLTRLRRDKIGFIFQAFNLLPTLTALENITLPMDIAGRKPDKQWLENVIEMVGLRDRLGHRPSQLSGGQQQRVAVARALASRPEIIFGDEPTGNLDSRSGAEVLGFLRNSVRELGQTVVMVTHDPVAAAYADRVVFLADGRIVDEMYRPTAETVLDFMKQFDAKGRTS from the coding sequence GTGTCCACCACACCTATCGCCGACCGGCGGACCACTTCCGTGGCCGCACGTGCCACGGACCTCTCGAAGATCTACGGCCAGGGCGAGACCCAGGTGGTCGCCCTGGACCGGGTCACCGTCGAGTTCCGGCAGGCCGAGTTCACCGCGATCATGGGGCCGTCCGGCTCCGGCAAGTCCACGCTGATGCACTGCGTGGCCGGCCTCGACACCTTCTCCTCCGGTTCCGTGCGGATCGGCGACACCGAGCTGGGCTCCCTGAAGGACAAGCAGCTGACCAGGCTGCGCCGGGACAAGATCGGCTTCATCTTCCAGGCGTTCAACCTGCTGCCGACGCTGACCGCGCTGGAGAACATCACCCTCCCGATGGACATCGCGGGTCGGAAACCGGACAAGCAGTGGCTGGAGAACGTGATCGAGATGGTCGGCCTCCGGGACCGGCTCGGCCACCGTCCCTCGCAGCTCTCCGGCGGCCAGCAGCAGCGCGTCGCCGTGGCCCGCGCCCTCGCCTCCCGGCCGGAGATCATCTTCGGTGACGAGCCGACCGGGAACCTCGACTCCCGCTCCGGCGCCGAGGTGCTGGGCTTCCTGCGCAACTCGGTGCGGGAGCTGGGTCAGACCGTCGTCATGGTCACCCACGACCCGGTGGCGGCCGCGTACGCCGACCGCGTGGTCTTCCTGGCCGACGGCCGGATCGTCGACGAGATGTACCGCCCGACGGCCGAGACGGTCCTCGACTTCATGAAGCAGTTCGACGCGAAGGGCCGGACCAGCTGA
- a CDS encoding class I adenylate-forming enzyme family protein — protein sequence MGAAEDRRAIPGGYAAGIRSLLDAAPDRPAVHWRGRVVSAGELAGAVAGAARTLRGLGVGPGGVVGVLVAPNSPDMLVARYAAHLLGAAVTYLRSTNPGTTVPVLSPEAQLRILLDSSADVLFTDTANAGRAQDLAERMSRRPPVTGFGVGAPGAVPVDPADRRDLGTLTPADPQTLAAIVFTSGSTGHPKGIRLSMRAWDSLVSATAAAVTEPDPRILVVTPLSHTAGPMADAVLAVGGTVFLHEEFDPARALRAVAEHRITRTFMATPHLYRAADHARAEPADLSSLRQLIYSGSAAAPARIEEAAAVFGPVLVQGYGTTEGGRITMLDPGEHQDPHLRSTVGRTFPETEVKVCDPHSGAGLAVGLTGEVWVRSPHVMDGYLGDPALTAQVLRDGWYRTGDIGRLDERGYLHLLDRVADMVKTAGVKVYPAVVEREIAALPDVAHVAVYGVRDADHVEHVHAAIVPRPGARIRPDTVRSHISAALSAAHAPEEIRFLEELPLNDSGKPDKRRLRLLGSAR from the coding sequence ATGGGTGCTGCGGAAGACCGGCGCGCAATACCGGGAGGCTATGCCGCCGGGATCAGGTCGCTGCTGGACGCCGCGCCGGACCGGCCCGCCGTGCACTGGCGGGGGCGGGTGGTCTCGGCGGGGGAGCTCGCCGGGGCCGTGGCCGGCGCGGCGCGCACCCTGCGTGGACTCGGGGTGGGCCCTGGCGGTGTCGTCGGGGTCCTGGTCGCGCCCAACAGCCCCGACATGCTCGTCGCGCGCTACGCGGCCCATCTCCTGGGCGCCGCCGTCACCTACCTGCGGTCCACCAACCCCGGCACGACCGTCCCTGTCCTGTCCCCCGAGGCGCAACTGCGCATCCTGCTGGACAGTTCGGCCGACGTCCTGTTCACCGACACCGCGAACGCCGGCCGCGCGCAGGACCTGGCCGAGCGGATGAGCCGCCGCCCGCCGGTCACCGGATTCGGTGTCGGGGCACCCGGAGCCGTACCCGTCGATCCCGCGGACCGCCGGGACCTCGGCACGCTCACTCCGGCGGATCCGCAGACGCTTGCCGCGATCGTGTTCACCAGCGGAAGCACCGGTCACCCCAAGGGCATCCGCCTGTCGATGCGCGCCTGGGACAGCCTCGTCAGCGCGACGGCGGCGGCGGTGACCGAGCCCGACCCGCGGATTCTCGTCGTCACCCCCCTCAGCCACACGGCCGGGCCGATGGCCGACGCGGTCCTCGCCGTCGGCGGGACCGTCTTCCTGCACGAGGAGTTCGACCCCGCGAGGGCCCTGCGCGCCGTGGCGGAGCACCGGATCACCCGGACCTTCATGGCCACGCCCCACCTGTACCGGGCCGCGGACCACGCCCGCGCCGAGCCGGCCGATCTCTCCTCGCTGCGGCAGCTGATCTACAGCGGCAGCGCCGCGGCGCCCGCGCGGATCGAGGAGGCCGCGGCGGTCTTCGGGCCGGTGCTGGTCCAGGGCTACGGGACCACCGAGGGCGGCCGGATCACCATGCTCGACCCGGGCGAGCACCAGGACCCGCACCTGCGGTCGACCGTGGGCCGCACCTTCCCGGAGACCGAGGTCAAGGTCTGCGACCCCCACTCCGGTGCGGGGCTGGCGGTCGGCCTCACCGGGGAGGTGTGGGTGCGTTCGCCGCACGTGATGGACGGTTACCTCGGGGACCCCGCACTGACCGCACAGGTCCTGCGCGACGGGTGGTACCGCACGGGCGACATCGGGCGTCTCGACGAACGGGGCTATCTCCACCTCCTGGACCGGGTCGCGGACATGGTCAAGACCGCAGGCGTCAAGGTCTATCCGGCCGTGGTGGAGCGGGAGATCGCCGCTCTCCCCGACGTCGCGCACGTCGCCGTCTACGGCGTCCGCGACGCGGACCACGTCGAGCACGTGCACGCCGCGATCGTGCCGAGGCCCGGAGCACGGATCAGGCCCGACACCGTGCGCTCCCACATCAGCGCGGCCCTGTCCGCCGCACACGCCCCCGAGGAGATCCGGTTCCTCGAGGAGCTGCCGCTCAATGACTCGGGCAAGCCGGACAAGCGGCGCCTGCGCCTGCTCGGATCCGCCCGCTGA
- a CDS encoding NAD(P)/FAD-dependent oxidoreductase — protein MSTTERPRILVVGGGYVGLYAARRILKKMRYGEATVTVVDPRSYMTYQPFLPEAAAGSISPRHVVVPLRRVLPKAEVLTGRVTTIDQDRKVATIAPLVGEAYELPFDYLVIALGAVSRTFPIPGLAEQGIGMKGIEESIGLRNHVLEQLDKADSTTDEEIRRKALTFVFIGGGFAGAETIGEVEDMARDAAKYYKNVSREDMRFVLVDAADKILPEVGPKLGLYGKEHLESRGVEIYLSTSMDSCVDGHVVLKNGLEVDSNTIVWTAGVKPNPALARFGLPLGPRGHVDTAPTLQVQGTDYIWAAGDNAQVPDVAARKAGVENAWCPPNAQHALRQAKVLGDNVVSGMRGFPQKEYSHANKGAVAGLGLHKGVAMIVLGKTKIKVKGRLAWYMHRGYHGLAMPTWNRKIRIFADWTLGMFLKREVVSLGAMENPREEFYEAAKPAPVAAPKAEEKAKAS, from the coding sequence ATGAGCACCACGGAGCGTCCCAGGATCCTCGTAGTAGGCGGTGGGTACGTAGGCCTGTACGCAGCTCGGCGCATCCTCAAGAAGATGCGCTACGGCGAGGCGACCGTCACGGTCGTCGACCCCCGGTCGTACATGACCTACCAGCCCTTCCTCCCCGAAGCCGCCGCCGGCAGCATCTCCCCTCGGCACGTCGTCGTCCCGCTGCGACGCGTGCTGCCGAAGGCGGAGGTCCTCACCGGCCGGGTCACCACCATCGACCAGGACCGCAAGGTCGCCACGATCGCGCCGCTCGTCGGCGAGGCGTACGAGCTGCCTTTCGACTACCTGGTGATCGCGCTCGGCGCGGTCTCCCGCACCTTCCCGATCCCCGGCCTCGCCGAGCAGGGCATCGGCATGAAGGGCATCGAGGAGTCCATCGGCCTGCGCAACCACGTGCTTGAGCAGCTGGACAAGGCCGACTCCACGACCGACGAGGAGATCCGCCGCAAGGCGCTCACCTTCGTCTTCATCGGCGGTGGCTTCGCGGGCGCGGAGACCATCGGCGAGGTCGAGGACATGGCCCGCGACGCCGCCAAGTACTACAAGAACGTGTCCCGTGAGGACATGCGCTTCGTCCTCGTGGACGCCGCGGACAAGATCCTGCCCGAGGTCGGCCCCAAGCTCGGCCTGTACGGCAAGGAGCACCTGGAGAGCCGCGGCGTGGAGATCTACCTCTCCACCTCGATGGACTCCTGCGTCGACGGCCACGTGGTGCTGAAGAACGGCCTCGAGGTCGACTCCAACACGATCGTGTGGACGGCCGGCGTCAAGCCGAACCCGGCGCTGGCCCGCTTCGGCCTGCCGCTCGGCCCGCGCGGTCACGTCGACACCGCGCCGACCCTCCAGGTGCAGGGCACCGACTACATCTGGGCCGCGGGCGACAACGCCCAGGTGCCGGACGTCGCCGCCCGCAAGGCCGGCGTCGAGAACGCCTGGTGCCCGCCGAACGCGCAGCACGCGCTGCGCCAGGCCAAGGTCCTCGGCGACAACGTGGTCTCCGGTATGCGGGGCTTCCCGCAGAAGGAGTACAGCCACGCCAACAAGGGCGCGGTCGCCGGTCTGGGTCTGCACAAGGGCGTCGCGATGATCGTCCTGGGCAAGACGAAGATCAAGGTCAAGGGCCGTCTGGCCTGGTACATGCACCGCGGCTACCACGGTCTGGCCATGCCGACCTGGAACCGCAAGATCCGCATCTTCGCCGACTGGACGCTCGGCATGTTCCTCAAGCGCGAGGTCGTGTCCCTGGGTGCCATGGAGAACCCCCGCGAGGAGTTCTACGAGGCCGCCAAGCCCGCCCCGGTCGCCGCCCCGAAGGCCGAGGAGAAGGCCAAGGCCTCCTGA
- a CDS encoding Ppx/GppA phosphatase family protein, translating to MPRVAAIDCGTNSIRLLVADADPETGELVDLDRRMVIVRLGQGVDRTGRLAPEALQRTFAACREYAAVIKEYGAERLRFVATSASRDAENRDEFVRGVLEILGVEPEVISGDQEAEFSFTGATRELSGREDLAKPFLVVDIGGGSTEFVVGDAHVRAARSVDVGCVRMTERHLVHEGHVSDPPTEAEIAAMRADIERALDLAEETVPLRAARTLVGLAGSVTTLAAIHQELPEYDSAAIHHSRIPYVRVREITEWLLRSTHAERAAIPSMHPGRVDIIGAGALVLQSIMERVGAEEVVVSEHDILDGIAWSVA from the coding sequence ATGCCCCGCGTCGCCGCCATCGATTGCGGAACCAACTCCATCCGGCTGCTCGTCGCCGACGCGGACCCGGAGACGGGCGAGCTCGTCGATCTGGACCGGCGGATGGTGATCGTGCGGCTCGGGCAGGGGGTGGACCGGACCGGGCGGCTGGCCCCGGAGGCGCTGCAGCGGACGTTCGCGGCCTGCCGGGAGTACGCGGCGGTCATCAAGGAGTACGGGGCGGAGCGGCTGCGGTTCGTGGCCACCTCGGCCTCCCGTGACGCCGAGAACCGGGACGAGTTCGTGCGCGGTGTGCTGGAGATCCTCGGTGTCGAGCCGGAGGTCATCAGCGGCGACCAGGAGGCCGAGTTCTCCTTCACCGGCGCCACCCGGGAGCTGAGCGGCCGCGAGGACCTCGCGAAGCCGTTCCTCGTCGTGGACATCGGCGGCGGCTCGACGGAGTTCGTCGTGGGCGACGCCCACGTGCGGGCCGCGCGGTCCGTGGACGTCGGGTGCGTGCGGATGACCGAGCGGCACCTCGTGCACGAGGGGCACGTCAGCGACCCGCCGACCGAGGCCGAGATCGCCGCCATGCGGGCCGACATCGAGCGCGCCCTGGACCTCGCGGAGGAGACCGTGCCGCTCCGTGCGGCGCGCACCCTGGTCGGTCTCGCCGGGTCGGTCACGACCCTCGCCGCCATCCACCAGGAGCTGCCGGAGTACGACTCCGCCGCGATCCACCACTCCCGCATCCCCTACGTCCGGGTCCGGGAGATCACCGAATGGCTGCTGCGGTCGACGCACGCCGAGCGGGCGGCGATCCCCTCCATGCACCCCGGGCGGGTCGACATCATCGGGGCCGGCGCCCTCGTACTCCAGTCGATCATGGAACGGGTGGGTGCCGAGGAGGTCGTGGTGAGCGAGCACGACATTCTGGACGGCATCGCCTGGTCCGTCGCCTGA
- the hemA gene encoding 5-aminolevulinate synthase, whose product MTQHLDFFASEMKEFADHKRSFLEIGRRAGRFPSAMARTGTGGPDLEVSVWCSNDYLGMGQNPAVLEAMKTALDAFGAGSGGSRNIGGTNHFHVLLEKELAALHGKEAALIFSSGYTANDGALSVLAGRMPGTLVFSDELNHASIIDGLRHSGAEKRIFRHNDVAHLEELLAAADPDRPKMIVLESVYSMSGDMAPLHEVAAVAKRYGATTFIDEVHAVGMYGPEGAGIAARDGIADDFTVIMGTLAKGFGTAGGYIAGPAPLIEAVRSFSRSFIFTTSLPPALAAGALAAVRHLRSSDAERTRLRDNARLLHRLLDEQSIPYVSPMSHIVSVFVGDDALCRQASALLLERHGIYVQAINAPSVRAGEEILRVAPSATHTSSDVEKFVEALGGIWQELDIPRKQVAHAR is encoded by the coding sequence ATGACCCAGCATCTGGACTTCTTTGCGAGCGAGATGAAGGAGTTCGCCGACCACAAGCGCTCCTTCCTGGAGATCGGCCGCCGCGCCGGACGGTTCCCCAGCGCGATGGCCAGGACCGGTACCGGCGGCCCGGATCTGGAGGTCAGCGTCTGGTGCAGCAACGACTACCTCGGCATGGGGCAGAACCCCGCGGTGCTGGAGGCGATGAAGACGGCGCTCGACGCGTTCGGCGCGGGCTCCGGCGGCTCGCGCAACATCGGCGGCACCAACCACTTCCACGTGCTGCTCGAGAAGGAACTCGCGGCCCTGCACGGCAAGGAAGCCGCGCTGATCTTCAGCTCCGGCTACACCGCGAACGACGGCGCCCTGTCCGTCCTCGCCGGCCGCATGCCCGGCACGCTGGTCTTCTCGGACGAGCTGAACCACGCCTCCATCATCGACGGACTGCGCCACAGCGGCGCCGAGAAGCGCATCTTCCGCCACAACGACGTGGCGCACCTGGAGGAGCTGCTCGCCGCAGCCGACCCGGACCGCCCCAAGATGATCGTCCTGGAGTCGGTCTACTCCATGTCCGGTGACATGGCCCCGCTCCACGAGGTCGCCGCCGTCGCCAAGCGGTACGGCGCCACGACGTTCATCGACGAGGTGCACGCGGTCGGCATGTACGGGCCGGAGGGAGCCGGCATCGCCGCTCGCGACGGAATCGCCGACGACTTCACCGTCATCATGGGCACGCTGGCCAAGGGGTTCGGCACCGCCGGCGGCTACATCGCCGGGCCCGCCCCGCTGATCGAGGCGGTCCGCAGCTTCTCCCGTTCGTTCATCTTCACCACCTCCCTGCCGCCGGCGCTCGCCGCGGGGGCGCTCGCCGCGGTCCGGCACCTGCGTTCCTCCGACGCCGAGCGGACCCGGCTCCGGGACAACGCCCGGTTGCTGCACCGCCTGCTCGACGAGCAGAGCATCCCGTACGTCTCACCGATGTCCCACATCGTCTCCGTCTTCGTCGGTGACGACGCGCTCTGCCGGCAGGCCTCCGCACTGCTGCTCGAGCGCCACGGCATCTACGTCCAGGCGATCAACGCGCCCAGCGTGCGGGCCGGCGAGGAGATCCTCCGGGTCGCCCCCTCGGCCACGCACACCTCCAGCGATGTCGAGAAGTTCGTCGAGGCGCTCGGCGGCATCTGGCAGGAGCTGGACATCCCCCGGAAGCAGGTCGCGCACGCCCGGTGA
- a CDS encoding ABC transporter permease, translating to MFRTALRNVLAHKARLLMTVLAVMLGVAFVSGTLVFTNTISDAYQNSSAKGFDGVDVAVQAKYQDSKGDKVGRTPDLTQALLDKAAKVPGAASATGVVSGFTAIADRHGKLIGGGWQSEGGNYWGAKDTRYPLVSGHAPHGRDEVLIDSRTAERAGYKVGDTVRISVNGPVLTPTVAGIFTTDDGNVAAGGSLALFDTATAQQLFGTKGTYDEIDVTAKAGTGQAALKSQLDQALPKKLVETTTGHKLADDQAQQISSSMSGLRSGLLVFAGIALFVGTFIIANTFTMLVAQRTKELALLRAVGASRRQVTRSVLIEAFVVGAVAGVTGLVAGIGIGAGLRSLLGSFGATVPDGPLVVSPGTVAAALAVGVVITMLAAWLPGRRAAKIPPVAAMSALHAAPTTKSLVLRNTIGALFSAAGVVVILAATTMSGSDGQAPMGFGAVLLIIGVFVLTPLLSRPLIAAAAPLLRGFGVSGKLARQNSVRNPRRTAATASALMIGLTLITGMTVMAGSLQKSIDKMASSAIRADYIVSMANGNALSPDVAKKIAATGGVTASSPLGNAASRIDGETEFLTGVDGSAIGKLTDLTVTGGTFRVGGSDVTVDDDTATSHGWKAGSSFTVHYEDGKSQRLTVAGVYKGNEVIRGIMLDSATLTPHETDPADMQVMVKTADGASSATKDRLEKALGSNPAIKVQDKQDLSDSIAQAFTLILNMVYGLLAMAVVVAVLGVINTLAMSVFERSQEIGMLRAIGLDRKAVKRMVRLESLVISLFGGVLGLGLGVFFGWAAGRLVGSRMPTYELVLPWARMAVFLLLAGTVGVLAALWPARRAARLNVLAAIKAE from the coding sequence ATGTTCCGCACCGCCCTGCGCAACGTCCTCGCGCACAAGGCCCGGCTGCTGATGACCGTGCTCGCCGTCATGCTCGGCGTCGCGTTCGTCTCCGGCACCCTGGTCTTCACCAACACCATCTCGGACGCCTACCAGAACAGCTCCGCCAAGGGCTTCGACGGCGTCGACGTGGCCGTCCAGGCCAAGTACCAGGACTCCAAGGGCGACAAGGTCGGCAGGACGCCCGACCTCACCCAGGCCCTCCTCGACAAGGCCGCGAAGGTCCCCGGGGCCGCCTCCGCCACCGGCGTCGTCTCCGGCTTCACAGCGATCGCCGACAGGCACGGCAAGCTGATCGGCGGCGGGTGGCAGTCCGAGGGCGGCAACTACTGGGGCGCCAAGGACACCCGGTACCCGCTCGTCAGCGGCCACGCGCCGCACGGCAGGGACGAGGTCCTGATCGACTCCAGGACCGCCGAACGGGCCGGCTACAAGGTCGGCGACACCGTGCGCATCTCGGTGAACGGCCCGGTCCTCACCCCCACCGTCGCCGGCATCTTCACCACCGACGACGGCAACGTCGCGGCCGGCGGCAGCCTCGCCCTCTTCGACACGGCGACCGCGCAGCAGCTGTTCGGCACGAAGGGCACGTACGACGAGATCGACGTGACCGCGAAGGCGGGCACCGGCCAGGCCGCCCTCAAGTCCCAGCTGGACCAGGCGCTGCCGAAGAAGCTCGTGGAGACCACCACCGGACACAAGCTCGCCGACGACCAGGCGCAGCAGATCTCCAGCAGCATGAGCGGCCTGCGCTCGGGCCTGCTGGTCTTCGCCGGCATCGCGCTGTTCGTCGGCACGTTCATCATCGCCAACACCTTCACCATGCTGGTCGCCCAGCGCACCAAGGAACTGGCCCTGCTGCGCGCGGTCGGCGCCTCCCGCCGCCAGGTCACCCGCTCGGTGCTGATCGAGGCGTTCGTGGTCGGCGCGGTGGCCGGCGTGACCGGTCTGGTCGCCGGCATCGGCATCGGCGCCGGACTGCGCTCGCTGCTGGGCTCGTTCGGCGCGACCGTCCCGGACGGCCCGCTGGTCGTCAGCCCCGGCACGGTGGCCGCCGCCCTCGCGGTCGGCGTCGTCATCACCATGCTGGCCGCCTGGCTGCCCGGCCGCCGCGCCGCGAAGATCCCGCCGGTGGCCGCGATGAGCGCCCTGCACGCCGCCCCGACCACCAAGTCGCTGGTGCTGCGCAACACGATCGGCGCCCTGTTCTCGGCGGCGGGCGTGGTGGTGATCCTGGCGGCGACCACGATGAGCGGCAGCGACGGCCAGGCCCCGATGGGCTTCGGCGCGGTCCTGCTCATCATCGGCGTTTTTGTCCTGACCCCGCTGCTGTCCCGTCCGCTGATCGCGGCCGCGGCCCCGCTGCTGCGCGGGTTCGGAGTCTCCGGCAAGCTCGCGCGCCAGAACTCGGTGCGCAACCCGCGCCGTACCGCCGCCACCGCCTCCGCGCTGATGATCGGCCTGACCCTGATCACCGGCATGACGGTGATGGCGGGCAGCCTGCAGAAGTCCATCGACAAGATGGCGAGCTCGGCGATCCGGGCGGACTACATCGTCTCGATGGCCAACGGCAACGCGCTCTCCCCCGACGTGGCGAAGAAAATCGCGGCGACCGGCGGCGTGACCGCCTCCAGCCCGCTCGGCAACGCGGCCTCCCGCATCGACGGCGAGACCGAGTTCCTGACCGGCGTCGACGGCTCGGCGATCGGGAAGCTCACCGACCTCACCGTGACCGGCGGTACCTTCCGGGTCGGCGGCTCGGACGTCACCGTGGACGACGACACCGCCACGTCGCACGGCTGGAAGGCGGGTTCGAGCTTCACCGTCCACTACGAGGACGGGAAGTCGCAGCGGCTGACGGTCGCCGGGGTGTACAAGGGCAACGAGGTGATCCGCGGGATCATGCTCGACAGCGCCACCCTCACCCCGCACGAGACCGACCCCGCCGACATGCAGGTCATGGTCAAGACGGCGGACGGCGCGTCGAGCGCGACCAAGGACAGGCTGGAGAAGGCCCTCGGCTCCAACCCGGCGATCAAGGTCCAGGACAAGCAGGACCTCTCCGACTCCATCGCACAGGCGTTCACGCTGATCCTGAACATGGTCTACGGCCTGCTCGCGATGGCCGTCGTCGTCGCGGTCCTGGGTGTCATCAACACCCTGGCCATGTCGGTGTTCGAACGCTCGCAGGAGATCGGCATGCTCCGCGCGATCGGCCTGGACCGCAAGGCGGTCAAGCGGATGGTCCGCCTGGAGTCGCTGGTCATCTCGCTCTTCGGCGGCGTGCTGGGCCTCGGCCTGGGCGTGTTCTTCGGCTGGGCGGCCGGCCGGCTGGTCGGCTCGCGGATGCCGACGTACGAACTGGTGCTGCCCTGGGCCAGGATGGCGGTCTTCCTGCTCCTGGCCGGCACGGTCGGCGTCCTGGCGGCCCTGTGGCCGGCCCGCCGCGCGGCGCGGCTGAACGTGCTGGCGGCGATCAAGGCCGAGTAG
- a CDS encoding DUF501 domain-containing protein has product MHTPPPSTPRTEPTDADVEAFKQQLGRPPRGLRAIAHRCPCGQPDVVETAPRLPDGTPFPTLYYLTCPKAASAIGTLEANGVMKEMTARLESDPELAAAYRAAHEDYIRRRDEIEELTGFPSAGGMPDRVKCLHVLVAHSLAAGPGVNPLGDEAIAMLPEWWAKGACVVLPAEH; this is encoded by the coding sequence ATGCACACGCCTCCGCCCTCCACCCCGCGCACCGAGCCGACCGACGCGGACGTCGAGGCCTTCAAGCAGCAGCTCGGGCGGCCTCCGCGCGGGCTGCGGGCGATCGCGCACCGGTGCCCGTGCGGGCAGCCGGACGTCGTGGAGACCGCGCCGCGGCTGCCGGACGGGACGCCGTTCCCGACGCTGTACTACCTGACGTGCCCGAAGGCCGCCTCCGCGATCGGGACCCTGGAGGCCAACGGCGTCATGAAGGAGATGACAGCGCGGCTGGAGAGCGATCCGGAGCTGGCGGCGGCGTACCGGGCCGCGCACGAGGACTACATCCGGCGCCGGGACGAGATCGAGGAGCTGACGGGCTTTCCCAGCGCCGGGGGGATGCCGGACCGGGTGAAGTGCCTGCACGTGCTCGTGGCGCACTCCCTGGCCGCCGGGCCCGGCGTGAACCCGCTGGGCGACGAGGCGATCGCCATGCTGCCGGAGTGGTGGGCCAAGGGGGCGTGTGTGGTGCTCCCGGCCGAGCACTGA
- a CDS encoding septum formation initiator family protein gives MAVRDRDRFSTATRLKLLGEQTAARVYRSQTRRQARRSRLTGRAALLAIVLCTMVVALAYPMRQYVSQRAEISDLERQQQQARQRVEQLRDLKARWQDDAYAEQQIRERLHYVLPGETGFVVIDPGAAKQAHAYLGAADRPWYANVWDGVDKSDASDQ, from the coding sequence ATGGCCGTGAGGGACCGGGACCGGTTCTCCACCGCGACCAGGCTCAAGCTGCTCGGCGAGCAGACGGCGGCCCGGGTCTACCGCTCCCAGACCAGGCGCCAGGCCCGCCGCTCCCGGCTCACCGGCCGCGCCGCGCTGCTCGCGATCGTGCTGTGCACGATGGTCGTCGCGCTCGCCTACCCGATGCGGCAGTACGTCTCCCAGCGCGCCGAGATCTCGGACCTCGAACGGCAGCAGCAGCAGGCCCGGCAGCGGGTCGAGCAGCTGCGGGACCTCAAGGCGCGGTGGCAGGACGACGCGTACGCCGAGCAGCAGATCCGCGAACGGCTGCACTATGTGCTGCCGGGCGAGACCGGGTTCGTGGTGATCGACCCCGGTGCCGCCAAGCAGGCGCACGCCTACCTCGGGGCGGCCGACCGGCCCTGGTACGCGAACGTCTGGGACGGCGTCGACAAGTCCGACGCGTCCGACCAGTGA